A stretch of the Xiphias gladius isolate SHS-SW01 ecotype Sanya breed wild chromosome 19, ASM1685928v1, whole genome shotgun sequence genome encodes the following:
- the znf131 gene encoding zinc finger protein 131, whose product MAAEVEGVFDQDNEYPAHYKVMMDKLNEQRQLDQFTDITLIVDGHQFRAHKAVLAACSQFFHKFFQDFNQEPLVEIEGVSNTAFSQLMEFTYTATLAVAGEEEAYDVWKAAEYLQMQEAIKALNNKINENSSVMAKSKGKKRKIAETSNVITETLPSVEGEQVEIEVIGEGAIVVEESGLEEVVDAAKNAQAASDDSALALLADITSKYQQGEPTLQVIKKGGLEEEVVYQEETVTASKVLENVEIVEVQISQVDNMFRCSKCDRSFKLYYHLKQHLKTHLGSLEKPHVCNHCGKAYTREGALKQHISTFHFDAEELSRNQKPQKKVHVCEYCKKHFDHFGHFKEHLRKHTGEKPYECPDCHERFARNSTLKCHMAACQNGAGAKKGRKKLYECQVCSSVFNSWDQFKDHLVSHTGVKPNHCTMCDMWFTHPKELKAHLKDVHSIEDNKSTEELVITDSAATAALAIATQSIEGAETVLLDDGIQVEHVTVEPVDVMEMEETATVVVEGGGVAEMCEEDMERLKQAGVQIQVVHVTTTEVDGQQVVNSQVEVEMEGEMVNVEEVE is encoded by the exons ATGGCGGCTGAAGTGGAGGGGGTGTTCGATCAAGACAATGAGTACCCAGCACATTACAAAGTCATGATGGACAAACTTAATGAACAACGACAGCTGGACCAGTTCACAGACATTACTTTAATTGTGGACG GACACCAGTTCAGAGCCCATAAAGCAGTGTTGGCTGCATGCAGTCAGTTTTTCCACAAGTTCTTCCAGGATTTTAACCAGGAGCCACTGGTGGAGATAGAAG GAGTGAGCAACACAGCCTTTAGCCAGCTGATGGAGTTCACTTACACAGCCACACTAGCTGTAGCTGGAGAAGAGGAGGCCTACGATGTCTGGAAGGCTGCTGAATACCTCCAGATGCAGGAAGCCATCAAGGCGCTCAACAATAA AATTAATGAGAATTCCTCAGTCATGGCAAAGAGCAAAGGTAAAAAGAGGAAGATTGCTGAAACATCTAATGTGATTACAGAAACCTTACCCTCAGTGGAAGGGGAACAG GTGGAGATTGAGGTTATAGGGGAAGGGGCCATTGTAGTGGAGGAGTCGGGCTTGGAGGAGGTGGTCGATGCAGCAAAGAATGCTCAGGCAGCGTCAGATGACTCTGCTTTGGCTCTTCTTGCTGACATAACTAGCAAATATCAGCAAGGGGAACCTACGCTACAGGTCATCAAGAAGGGAGGACTAGAAGAG GAGGTCGTGTATCAAGAGGAAACTGTGACTGCCTCCAAGGTGCTGGAGAATGTCGAGATCGTAGAGGTCCAGATTTCCCAAGTGGACAATATGTTCCGCTGCAGCAAGTGCGACCGCAGCTTCAAGTTGTACTACCACCTCAAACAGcacctgaaaacacacctgGGCTCACTGGAAAAGCCGCACGTGTGCAACCACTGCGGTAAAGCCTACACGCGGGAGGGTGCCTTGAAGCAGCACATCAGCACGTTTCATTTTGATGCAGAGGAGCTGTCTCGAAACCAGAAACCCCAAAAGAAAGTGCATGTTTGTGAATACTGCAAGAAGCACTTTGACCACTTCGGCCACTTTAAGGAGCACTTACGGAAGCACACAG GTGAAAAACCTTATGAGTGTCCAGATTGCCATGAGCGTTTTGCAAGGAACAGCACTCTGAAGTGCCATATGGCAGCCTGTCAGAATGGGGCTGGAGCCAAGAAAGGACGCAAGAAACTCTATGAATGCCAG GTCTGCAGCAGTGTGTTCAACAGCTGGGACCAGTTCAAAGACCATCTTGTGAGCCACACAGGAGTCAAGCCCAATCACTGTACCATGTGTGACATGTGGTTCACCCACCCTAAAGAGCTAAAGGCCCACCTCAAAGATGTCCATTCCATCGAGGACAACAAGTCAACTGAAGAACTAGTCATTACTGACTCTGCCGCCACCGCCGCCCTCGCCATAGCAACGCAGAGCATAGAAGGAGCTGAAACGGTCCTGTTGGATGACGGAATTCAGGTCGAACACGTAACTGTGGAGCCTGTAGATGTGATGGAGATGGAAGAGACTGCAACAGTTgtggtggagggggggggggtcgcagAGATGTGCGAGGAGGACATGGAGAGATTGAAGCAGGCAGGGGTGCAGATCCAGGTGGTGCATGTGACCACAACTGAAGTTGATGGGCAGCAGGTGGTGAACTCTCAGGTGGAAGTAGAAATGGAGGGGGAGATGGTGAATGTTGAGGAAGTAGAATAA
- the LOC120805703 gene encoding selenoprotein Pa isoform X1, with amino-acid sequence MWACLSLLLTLCLLHGGGAESDGGGPRCQLPPAWKIGEVEPMKGAMGQVTVVALLQASULFCIVQASRMDSLRQKLERQGLKDVIYMVINHQGEQAQRLHAVLTQRLSVNITVYKQDEQQPDVWQTLGGEKDDFLIYDRCGRLTHHISLPYSIIGQGHIEGAIKEAYCNRICGDCTHESTETPEECNGTADAQPDADGPPAVEEDTGHGQGHDQGHGHHHGHHHGHHHGHHGDNQGFHPRGFGHGSDHGQSQSQQGLRPQGHEQDGGLSQSQQHADLGQMQQAVHMQQMSQEAHGAHVRPUGLEKRRUKSKHSUQWTTGSANEASPQVSUCUHURRMFGVAGREQPVGLUHCDEALPASUQUHGLIGDAANIVRETUQURSPPADUQQPQPAQUAUPPGVVS; translated from the exons ATGTGGGCGTGCCTCAGTCTGCTCCTCACTCTCTGCCTGCTCCACGGGGGCGGTGCAGAGAGTGATGGGGGTGGGCCTCGTTGTCAGCTGCCGCCGGCCTGGAAGATAGGGGAGGTCGAGCCAATGAAGGGAGCAATGGGCCAGGTAACGGTGGTGGCTCTTTTACAGGCCAGCTGACTGTTCTGCATTGTGCAGGCTTCCAG AATGGACAGCCTGCGCCAGAAACTGGAGAGACAGGGTTTGAAGGATGTGATCTACATGGTCATTAACCACCAGGGGGAGCAAGCCCAGCGCCTGCACGCCGTACTGACACAGAGACTGTCAGTGAACATCACAGTGTACAAACAGGACGAGCAACAGCCCGATGTCTGGCAGACGCTGGGCGGAGAGAAAGATGACTTTCTCATCTATGACAG GTGTGGCCGTCTCACCCACCACATTTCACTCCCATACTCCATCATTGGACAAGGTCACATTGAGGGTGCGATCAAGGAGGCCTACTGCAACCGCATATGTGGGGACTGCACACATGAG AGCACTGAGACCCCAGAGGAGTGCAATGGGACAGCAGATGCGCAGCCCGACGCAGACGGTCCGCCGGCTGTAGAGGAAGATACTGGACATGGTCAGGGTCATGATCAGGGGCATGGTCATCACCATGGTCACCACCATGGCCACCACCATGGCCACCATGGGGATAATCAGGGTTTTCACCCCCGTGGCTTTGGCCATGGTAGTGATCATGGACAAAGTCAAAGTCAGCAAGGTCTTAGACCACAGGGGCATGAGCAAGATGGTGGGTTGTCTCAAAGTCAACAACATGCAGATTTAGGCCAGATGCAGCAAGCAGTGCATATGCAGCAGATGTCACAGGAGGCCCATGGAGCCCATGTGAGGCCTTGAGGGCTAGAGAAGCGGAGGTGAAAGTCAAAGCACAGCTGACAGTGGACAACAGGGTCTGCCAATGAGGCCTCTCCTCAGGTCAGCTGATGCTGACACTGACGCAGGATGTTTGGCGTTGCAGGGAGAGAGCAGCCAGTCGGTCTCTGACACTGTGATGAGGCGCTGCCCGCCTCCTGACAGTGACACGGACTGATCGGCGATGCAGCCAACATTGTTAGGGAGACCTGACAGTGACGCTCGCCTCctgctgactgacagcagcCTCAACCAGCCCAGTGAGCCTGACCCCCAGGTGTTGTGAGCTGA
- the LOC120805703 gene encoding selenoprotein Pa isoform X2 yields the protein MWACLSLLLTLCLLHGGGAESDGGGPRCQLPPAWKIGEVEPMKGAMGQVTVVALLQASULFCIVQASRMDSLRQKLERQGLKDVIYMVINHQGEQAQRLHAVLTQRLSVNITVYKQDEQQPDVWQTLGGEKDDFLIYDRCGRLTHHISLPYSIIGQGHIEGAIKEAYCNRICGDCTHESTETPEECNGTADAQPDADGPPAVEEDTGHGQGHDQGHGHHHGHHHGHHHGHHGDNQGFHPRGFGHGSDHGQSQSQQGLRPQGHEQDGGLSQSQQHADLGQMQQAVHMQQMSQEAHGAHVRPUGLEKRRUKSKHSUQWTTGSANEASPQVSUCUHURRMFGVAGREQPVGLUHCDEALPASUQUHGLIGDAANIVRETUQURSPPADUQQPQPAQ from the exons ATGTGGGCGTGCCTCAGTCTGCTCCTCACTCTCTGCCTGCTCCACGGGGGCGGTGCAGAGAGTGATGGGGGTGGGCCTCGTTGTCAGCTGCCGCCGGCCTGGAAGATAGGGGAGGTCGAGCCAATGAAGGGAGCAATGGGCCAGGTAACGGTGGTGGCTCTTTTACAGGCCAGCTGACTGTTCTGCATTGTGCAGGCTTCCAG AATGGACAGCCTGCGCCAGAAACTGGAGAGACAGGGTTTGAAGGATGTGATCTACATGGTCATTAACCACCAGGGGGAGCAAGCCCAGCGCCTGCACGCCGTACTGACACAGAGACTGTCAGTGAACATCACAGTGTACAAACAGGACGAGCAACAGCCCGATGTCTGGCAGACGCTGGGCGGAGAGAAAGATGACTTTCTCATCTATGACAG GTGTGGCCGTCTCACCCACCACATTTCACTCCCATACTCCATCATTGGACAAGGTCACATTGAGGGTGCGATCAAGGAGGCCTACTGCAACCGCATATGTGGGGACTGCACACATGAG AGCACTGAGACCCCAGAGGAGTGCAATGGGACAGCAGATGCGCAGCCCGACGCAGACGGTCCGCCGGCTGTAGAGGAAGATACTGGACATGGTCAGGGTCATGATCAGGGGCATGGTCATCACCATGGTCACCACCATGGCCACCACCATGGCCACCATGGGGATAATCAGGGTTTTCACCCCCGTGGCTTTGGCCATGGTAGTGATCATGGACAAAGTCAAAGTCAGCAAGGTCTTAGACCACAGGGGCATGAGCAAGATGGTGGGTTGTCTCAAAGTCAACAACATGCAGATTTAGGCCAGATGCAGCAAGCAGTGCATATGCAGCAGATGTCACAGGAGGCCCATGGAGCCCATGTGAGGCCTTGAGGGCTAGAGAAGCGGAGGTGAAAGTCAAAGCACAGCTGACAGTGGACAACAGGGTCTGCCAATGAGGCCTCTCCTCAGGTCAGCTGATGCTGACACTGACGCAGGATGTTTGGCGTTGCAGGGAGAGAGCAGCCAGTCGGTCTCTGACACTGTGATGAGGCGCTGCCCGCCTCCTGACAGTGACACGGACTGATCGGCGATGCAGCCAACATTGTTAGGGAGACCTGACAGTGACGCTCGCCTCctgctgactgacagcagcCTCAACCAGCCCAGTGA